The Deinococcus roseus genome window below encodes:
- a CDS encoding dipeptidase, with protein sequence MQFDQDLALQELFTFLRMPSVSADSAYGAGMQQAVEFLQSKLTELGFKAQINPTAGHPVVYAERLTAAGKPTVMIYGHYDVQPEAPLEEWKTPPFEPTIKNGRIYARGSTDDKGQLYAHVKGIETLLKEQGELPVNIKILFEGEEEIGSPNLASYLEEHKAELQADVILISDGSRFSADTPSITYGLRGLSYIEVHVQGASRDLHSGAYGGAVPNPINALCEMIAQLKDDQGHVTIPGFYDGIQDLTQQERDMWEGLPFDEKQWGASIGIDTFPGEKGFSVLERIWARPTLDVNGIWGGYQGEGAKTVIAAKAGAKISMRLVPGQDPTRITELALNHIPTLAPEGVKVHAFEHHGGDPFVVDLNSPYVKAANTALQKVYNRDAVFIRTGGSIPIAATFTRIVGAPILFVDMGLDIDAPHSPNESFAVQDYLNGILTSAYVLEEIGKL encoded by the coding sequence ATGCAATTTGACCAGGATCTGGCTTTACAGGAGCTCTTCACGTTTCTTCGCATGCCCTCGGTGTCTGCAGACAGTGCCTACGGGGCCGGGATGCAGCAAGCTGTGGAATTTCTGCAAAGCAAACTGACCGAACTGGGGTTCAAAGCCCAGATCAATCCCACCGCAGGGCACCCGGTGGTGTATGCCGAACGCCTCACCGCTGCAGGGAAGCCCACCGTGATGATCTACGGTCACTACGATGTGCAGCCCGAAGCCCCTCTGGAAGAGTGGAAAACCCCTCCTTTTGAACCCACCATCAAAAATGGCCGCATCTACGCCAGAGGCTCCACAGACGACAAAGGGCAACTGTACGCCCATGTGAAAGGCATCGAAACCCTGCTGAAAGAACAGGGAGAACTGCCCGTCAACATCAAGATTCTTTTTGAAGGCGAAGAAGAAATTGGCAGCCCAAACCTGGCCAGTTACCTGGAAGAGCACAAAGCTGAACTTCAGGCCGATGTGATCCTGATTTCAGACGGCTCACGCTTCTCTGCAGACACCCCCTCCATCACTTATGGTTTGCGTGGCCTGAGTTACATCGAGGTGCACGTGCAGGGGGCTTCCCGTGACCTGCACAGCGGGGCTTATGGCGGTGCTGTACCCAACCCCATCAATGCCCTCTGCGAGATGATTGCCCAGCTGAAAGACGACCAGGGTCATGTGACCATTCCTGGCTTCTACGACGGCATCCAGGACCTGACCCAGCAAGAGAGGGACATGTGGGAAGGTCTGCCCTTCGATGAAAAGCAGTGGGGGGCGTCCATTGGCATTGACACCTTCCCTGGAGAAAAAGGCTTCAGCGTGCTGGAACGCATCTGGGCACGCCCAACCCTGGACGTGAACGGCATCTGGGGGGGCTATCAGGGCGAAGGTGCAAAAACCGTGATTGCGGCAAAAGCTGGGGCCAAGATCAGCATGCGTCTGGTGCCCGGTCAGGACCCCACCCGCATCACCGAGCTGGCCCTGAACCACATTCCCACCCTGGCCCCTGAAGGCGTGAAAGTGCATGCTTTTGAGCACCACGGTGGCGATCCTTTCGTGGTGGACCTGAACAGTCCTTACGTGAAAGCAGCCAACACCGCCCTGCAGAAGGTTTACAACCGGGATGCAGTGTTCATCCGCACCGGGGGCAGCATCCCCATTGCCGCCACTTTCACCCGCATTGTGGGGGCACCCATTTTGTTTGTGGACATGGGCCTGGACATTGATGCCCCCCACAGCCCCAATGAGAGTTTCGCGGTGCAGGATTATCTGAATGGCATCCTGACCAGTGCTTATGTGCTGGAAGAGATTGGGAAGCTGTAA
- a CDS encoding metallophosphoesterase family protein: protein MAIFVLSDIHGRLKEMLALLHSHGLIDREVNYTGRNHTLVFLGDYTDRGEHGKEVLDVVMRLSHQAPDQVHALLGNHDLMLLAAALHPNHQGKDARYTLKDFWLNNGGQKRDLRHLQPHHIEWLQSRPALLKLGEYLFMHADSLMYLRYGRNLRDVNWFFRQVMCFGDAALWAILIEEFTERRAFFQDTTLIQPVLEAFGGSCMVHGHTPIHYMLGIERDAVLTLTEPYMYANGKCINVDGGLSDSRARGVILELP from the coding sequence ATGGCAATCTTCGTCCTCTCTGACATCCATGGCCGCCTGAAAGAAATGCTTGCATTGCTGCATTCCCACGGCCTGATTGACCGGGAGGTCAATTACACTGGCAGAAACCACACCCTGGTTTTTCTGGGGGATTACACCGACCGGGGCGAACACGGCAAAGAAGTGCTGGATGTGGTGATGCGCCTGAGCCACCAGGCTCCTGATCAGGTGCATGCCCTGCTGGGCAACCATGATTTGATGCTGCTGGCCGCCGCCCTGCACCCCAACCACCAGGGCAAGGACGCCCGTTACACCCTCAAAGACTTCTGGCTGAACAATGGAGGCCAGAAACGGGACCTCAGGCACCTGCAACCCCACCACATCGAATGGCTGCAAAGCCGTCCTGCATTGCTGAAGCTCGGGGAATACCTGTTCATGCACGCAGACAGCCTGATGTACCTGCGTTATGGGCGCAATCTCCGTGATGTCAACTGGTTTTTCAGGCAGGTGATGTGCTTTGGAGACGCTGCCCTGTGGGCCATCCTGATTGAAGAGTTCACCGAAAGGCGGGCCTTCTTTCAGGACACCACCCTGATTCAGCCGGTTCTGGAAGCCTTCGGAGGAAGCTGCATGGTGCATGGTCACACCCCGATTCATTACATGCTGGGCATTGAACGCGACGCAGTGCTGACCCTCACCGAGCCTTACATGTACGCCAATGGCAAATGCATCAATGTGGATGGGGGATTGTCGGATTCACGTGCACGGGGCGTGATTCTGGAATTGCCCTGA
- a CDS encoding metallophosphoesterase gives MSDIHGRYANFVQLLKQAWIIDDDLDWMGGEDDLLILLGDYMDRGEHGIEVLDLVMRLKKQAPSNVFALLGNHDLHLLATHFHPSYDSPTACSPRIDHFLRNGGQRRDLERLTPEHVTFLQNMPVMFKFGPFLFMHADNMMYLNYGRNVDAVNAAFKGLLSIPIPEKWDDLIAQFSERKAFLHQPHNARQVLSTFGGSRIIHGHTPIYHMTGEKADYYLRVLKDALLYCEGMCINVDGGLADSRPPGILLKL, from the coding sequence ATGAGCGACATTCACGGTCGCTACGCCAATTTTGTTCAGCTGCTCAAGCAGGCCTGGATCATTGACGACGACCTGGACTGGATGGGCGGCGAAGACGACCTGCTGATCCTGCTGGGAGATTACATGGACCGGGGGGAACACGGCATTGAGGTGCTGGACCTGGTGATGCGCCTGAAAAAACAGGCCCCCAGCAACGTGTTTGCATTGCTGGGAAACCACGATCTGCATTTGCTGGCCACCCACTTTCATCCCAGTTACGACAGTCCCACCGCCTGCTCTCCACGCATCGACCATTTTCTGCGCAACGGTGGGCAACGGCGGGATCTGGAACGCCTGACCCCGGAACATGTGACTTTCTTGCAAAACATGCCCGTGATGTTCAAGTTCGGTCCTTTCCTGTTCATGCACGCAGACAACATGATGTACCTGAATTACGGGCGCAATGTGGATGCAGTGAATGCAGCTTTCAAAGGCCTGCTGAGCATTCCCATTCCCGAAAAATGGGATGACCTGATTGCCCAGTTCAGTGAACGCAAAGCCTTTTTGCACCAGCCCCACAATGCCAGACAGGTGCTCAGCACTTTTGGAGGCAGCCGCATCATTCACGGCCACACCCCCATTTACCACATGACCGGAGAAAAAGCCGATTACTACCTGCGGGTGCTCAAAGATGCCCTGCTGTACTGCGAGGGCATGTGCATCAATGTGGATGGAGGTCTCGCAGACTCCAGGCCTCCGGGCATTCTGCTGAAACTCTGA